The Cryptomeria japonica chromosome 9, Sugi_1.0, whole genome shotgun sequence DNA segment AAACAATTATTGATTGGTAAGTCGTGCTCTTCCCCTACCTCAACATGAAAGAGTGAGTATAAGACTCTTATTTTCATTTTCCaatcttttaaaaaaatgaaaaaattgaccaATTTTACAATATTAAAAGTTGAGCATAAGAATCTTTCTAAATTtgttaattttgatttaaaaatttattttaaaaagccATTCTTAGGgcattaaaaataaatacaaattcatataATTTAAATACCTAAAATATTAGGTTCAAATCCTTTGAAAAACAAAGTACTTAAAAGGCCATGTCTTCAAAGAGCTAAAAATACCCTCGTCCTCAGCATGAGGGAGTGTACTAGTAACTAGTATAGCGTCCGTGCAGAATTACAAGTTTCGATTTTCCGTGCAAAATGATAACCAATGGGGTAAATCGATATAGATAATTCTGAGTGGGCGGTGTGGATTCAATTCAAACAATTGTAGAATAAATTTGGACCGTCGATACACACCCTCACAGACAACTTCGATTTAAATATATGTTATATAGAAACCTTGTGCTGCGTTGTTCAAATACATGAAACATCGAACTTGGAATGAAATCAAACCGCCTTTGAAAAACCAGTGCGAAACTGCGTTCCCAGCAAAACCGTGTGCCTTCAAAACAAAGGCCAGACATATACTGGGATTCAATACTCTTTACAAGCTCCAATTTTTTATTCATGATGTGGACTTATCCTCTTGTATATTAATAAGTCTTGACAATTTCAAGCTTAGACGAGGAGGATCAGGAATCAGCGGCAAAACAAGAAGACCCGAGTTCCAGTATTAACAGAGGTCCGAACTTTCCATGATTTGATATTCTGCTTTAGGTTTTTACCTTCATAAAATGGTGCCTAATCATGTAAAACGTGAGGCATTTAGTCGGTTTTGATTTGGTATATTATGTTTCGCATGTAGGGGAATAGATGGGAAAATCTGGGTTATTGGTACGCCGAGCGTAACAATATCTTTTGGTAGGTTTTTCTGAAGCCAAACTGGTTTCTGACATTATCCCATGGTGGAATAGGAAAAAAACATAGCTGTGGATGATTTGGGTAGTGTTAAGTATAGATAGAAAGTATCTGATTTTGCTGTAATTGAGAAGGGGAGTTTTTCAATTCTGTAGATGTCACAGAAACTTTTACCGCATTTGAAGTTTGCATTTTGAATGTAATATAGTATGTCTTTTGTGAGTGATGTTAGAACAACTCTGAAAGGTTCACTTACATCCATTAGAGTGGGTGATTTGGTGAATTAGTTCTATAAATACTAGTAGGTGATTCGAGGCAGCGGTGCTGCAGGGCAAGAGGAGAGCATAAAAGTTGGCTtcacaaaaatttgaagaggttGAGAGGGTGATTAGGGCCAGTTTTTCGTGAAAGGGAAAGGAGTTGGTTGTGGAGTGTGTTTATTGAGGGTGGTGTTGCTGTCAGAGGAAGGAATTGATTTGAGAAGGCTGTATGGTGCTTAAGCAACAGGGAAATTGAATGCGGTTTTGGCAAATGTTATAGAAGTTTGGAAGGTGAAGAATTGGGGCCAGGTTCTGTTGAAAAGGATGAGTGTTGCAGGTGTGTTGGTTGAGGTCAGTTTTAGTTGACAGAGAAAGGGATTGATTGACGGAAATCCTATTGTGCTTCTACCAAGAGGAATAAGATCTGGATTGGCAAGTGTTGGGCAGAATGGAAGGCAATGTGTTAACAGGGAATATGTTGTCAGGCATATCCTCTGGGATGTTGGATATGGAAATGTCTCTTCAGCATCACcaacatcagcatcagcatcagcatcagcatcatcaacaTCCACACCATCCTCTTGTCAATCACCATATGCAGGCAATGCTTCCGCACTCTGCTGGTAGCCATGTTAGTACAGGGCATGATGCCGAGCAATCACTTGCATTGGCGGAATCCAAAGGTATGCCAAAGAATTTCATGGTATGCAGCAAAGGGAAACCTAACACTAGTGATGAGGATGAACCCAGCTTTACCGAGGATGGAAATGATAGCCACCTTAGTGGGGGAAAGAGCAAGAAGAATTCTCCCTGGCAGCGCATGAAATGGTCAGATTCAATGGTGAGGCTTCTGATCACAATGGTTTCGTATGTGGGTGATGATGGTGCATTGGAATGCAATGATGTGAACAAAAAGAAGTCTGGTATTTTGCAGAAGAAGGGCAAGTGGAAATCGGTGTCCAGAGCAATGATGGACAAGGGATGTTTTGTTTCTCCTCAGCAGTGCGAAGACAAGTTCAATGATCTAAATAAGAGGTACAAGCGGCTTAATGATATCCTTGGAAGGGGCATAGCATGCAGAGTAGTTGAAAACCCCACCCTTCTAGATAGCATGGATCATCTTTCCGCTAAGTTCAAGGATGATGTGAGGAAACTTTTGAGTTCCAAACATCTTTTTTTCAAGGAGATGTGTGCCTATCACAATGGCCAAACAATGCATTTTCCACCTGATCTTGATTTTCAGCAGTGTTTGCAGTCTTCACTGTCTGGCAAAAACAGAGAAGGGCCTGAGGCATGCAGGATGACAAATGAGGAGAATggagatgatgaagaagatgaggaaaatgatgaggatgatgatgaagatgatgaagacaaCGATGATGAAAATGGGGAGGATGCGGATGCTGAAGGGATGGGGAACTATTCAAAGAGAAGGAAGATGTCCAGAAATCCTGAAGAGGTGAATTTTTGGTCAGCTCCTGCCACTCATGATTGTGGAAAACCCAGTGGTTCATACAATCTTAATGCAGAGATGGCGAGTGTTCTACAAGATAGTACTAAAACGGCAATGGAGCAAAAACTTTGGATGAGGAATCGCTCTATTCAGTTGGAGGAGCAGAAAGTCAACTATCAAGCACAGGCATTTGAACTGGAAAAACAACGTTTCAAGTGGCAAAGAATCAGTAGCAAAAAGCTCAGGGAACTGGAGAGAATGAAGCTAGAGAATGAAAGGATGAAACTTGAGAATGAGCGTATGGCCCTGCAGTTAAAGCAGAAGGAACTTGAGATTGAATTCAAGAGGTCAGAAACATCAACGAACTCAGTTTCTCTTCTCTTAGAGAAATTCCAGGGAAGAGAGCAGAATGAACTAGGTAGGGGTCAACAAGTTTGAAATTATGTTTTTTGAAGTTAAATGTACGCTTGATGCTTCTGCTAATTTATGAGGCATAGAATAGTACAAGAACCAGCCAGAGAAATCTTTTCTATGTTTCAGGCGTCAGAGTTCACGGGCTATGTGGTTTGAGCACATGGAAGTCATTTCTATGCATTTCAAGCAGATGAAAGTCATTGCTATGCGGTTCAATCACATCAAAGCCATTGCAATGCATTTCAAGCATATGGAAATCATTGTACACTCGGTTGTCAATAAGGTAGTCTTCTTGAACTGTTTACCAACAACAAAACTGTTATAGGTTACCTTGTATGAAACTTGTATAGGCAACTCTTAGTTGGGAAAGAAAGTTTGCTAATTTGTGAGAGTGGTCCCTTTACCGACATTTCTTCATGCGTTGGCATCTGAATTCTAGGTCATGCCAGTGTGTTCTTTGTAAAATACATAAAAATAGATTTCATACTTTGGATAAAAATGATATTAACAAAGGATGATGAAGAATATGTTTGAGAATATTTTGTGGCTAAACGAGATTAATTTTCATAAAATGGTTGATTTGACTACTCATTTTTCATTCCCGATGTCTTGATGGAATGAATTGCTGGAAGACTGACCAATTTCTGAGCGGCACATTCTATGGACCCATTGGTGTGTGATTTTGGGTAGTGTGATATTTAAGCAGCTCCTCTGCATTGTATGTTGTGAATTCCGTATCCATATCATATACATTGCATTTCTTTTATTATAGTTGCCACATTTGTATAGAATCCTTAATAAAATCTCATTTTTCTCTAAAATGCCATAATATAAATCCCGAAGAACCAAAGTTGATTAAGTTCCCTGTTCATTTTATTTTCTCTATAATCAAGTTCTGGTATCAGCTTTAATAcattgctctgcaactgaaaactACAGTGGGACAGTTTTGGTAGAATTTATAACAGCATGGCTAGTATGGCCCATTCCCTGTTTGTCCTTAAATTTTAATGGCCTCGTTTTTGTTGTAAGTTGTCAACATTGGTTTTCACACTCTTGATGTGTTCAAACTATTATTTAGTTTTTGTGATCTCCTACTGGATGTGCGCTCCCTCTACTAATAGAATATAAGATGTTGCTAGGGGGAGCATGAAGATAGCTGTCCTTGCCCTGTGCTCTGATAAATATTTTAGCTGCTTTGAGCAGTTTTATATCTGTATGTTAAAAATTTAAATCTCTGTTTACTTTGTATACTACATTGCTTGCAAAGTGGGACCTTTCGGGCCACATATTCTGTGATAAATTTATTCTGTACAAAATTAGTTAAGATGAATACCAAGGCCCAAGAATTTGTTATGACACAAGACATcagatttcattttattttctctatGATCAAGTTCTGGCATCATATTTCATACATTGTTCTGGATAAATATTTTAGTTGCTTTGAGCAGTTTTATATCTGTATAGTAAAAATTTAAATCTCATTTTAGTTTGTGTACCACATTGCTTTCAAAGTGGGAGCTTTTGAGTCACAAATTCTGTGATAAATTTATACTGTACAAAATTAGTTGACATGAATACCAAGGCCCAAGAATTTGTTGACATAAGATTAACCAGACACCATTATAATGTATATCGCATAAGCGTTTTGTCTATGTATAGCAAGTCTGTGCTTAGCAAGTAAGCCATGCGGGTATAGTAACACATGCTAAATGAAATCTAAATTCCATAGATCTCAAAAATGAAAATTAAGAGAACATCACCAAATGGAATTTACTCCATGAAGCACCTTAACTAGCCTCCAAAATGGCCTACATATTGGGCGCAAATTTGTTCCTGCAATCACCCAGAAAACTCGTACTGTTGTTGTGGGCCTATCTAGGGTGGGTAAACTTTGGATTTAGGAgttaaactttgaaaatatcatTATGTAAAACTAAGTGTTCATTGACCCCAGGAAATGTGTATGTTGACCAATGCTATTTTGTTGTGATGGTTGCATTTACATTCAATGAAGGTAGACAATAGGGAGGTCGTTTCAATTGTGCAATCAATTAACTagtttgtttattgtttatctttTATCTTTTACTGCTTTCTGTTTACTGGGTTAACAAACTTTGTTTTGTAGATCCCTTAGGCAAAGGATTTTTTTGAAATTATATCATCACTTAACCATATACGAACATGGACCAAAGAACATTGGGAATGGCTCCTAATGAGAATGTGTTAATAGATTCTTCCATTAATATTTCCATTAAAGCTATTGAAGTGTCCATTTTTGGGTACGGTATGGTTGTTAAGAGCTCCATGAGAAGTTTCTTTGTGCTTTGGTAGAATGGAACCCTCAAGAGTCTATTGTTTCTCATTTATTAACATTGGACCCTTTGAGCTACTCAAAGTCTGTAAGGTCTGGTTGCTTGGAGCACTTGAGTTTTTTGAGATACTAATTATAAAGTATAATCATATTATAGGTAGGATGCATATATTGAGGTCAGGTGGAGACAATGGATTATTGAGCTCAAATCATAACGAGTGGACAAGACTGGACATCAAATAGCATGCTTATCTATGGTAGTTTTTGTGACACTGGTGTTCTGTTGTCTGATCTCATACATCTGTAACCCTTATAGATCTGGCAGGTTGCATTATACTGCTAAGTTGTTAATGATAGATAaataggtgtatatatatatatgtatgtattcagATGTGGATACACACCTATGCTTATATTTTTCCTGGCATGTGTATGGGGCTACATAGAATGCAATTTAACTGATTTATGAAAACTACAATATAAATTAAATTACAATACAAGGATTAAAAAATGCTAGAGGCATACCTGTGATCATCAGAAACTCATTTCAGCAAAGCAAAGCAGGAAACATAAACCTTCCTCAAACTATAAAACTAGTTTTCATTGGGTCAATGTCTGTATCAACTTCAGCATTCAAATTTATTGTGACATGCGAAAGTTTAATCTAGTTTAAGTGGTGTTAATATGATGGTGGTGCCTGCTACTTCGTTGTTTATGTTGGGAAACTATGAGCTTAGAACCTACCTATCTCATCATATCACAGTATGGCAAGTGTTAATCCCCTGATGATGGTCATGGCTTCTGCAACATTAATTGTTGCTACCCCCTTCCCAGATCAAACTTGAAAACTAGTCTGCCCCTGGGTCTCTCACAACCCTGTCTGCACTTGTTCTCTCTAGGTTTCCTTTTGCTACTCTAACTATCTGTGAAACTATAAAAATAGTCAcagtgattctttttttaaaatggCTGTTTATACTTACTATTATATGGTAGCTACCATGGATGGGAAGATCAGTTCATGTAGCGATGCATTTAGTTTCTCTTCCCGACTCTTGTTATGAGGTTTGACTGTTGAAACTCACAGTTGTTTGTTAATGGCATAGATACGAAGATTGTTGCCAGTTTATGTAAATGACTCCTTAATTTCTGCTTCCGTACTGTCATATCAGTTTTGCATGGTTCGAAAACTCATGGTTATTTGTTAAACGTTATGTTCTTCAAACATGTCATTCTAGAGTTGCTAACTGCTAATTAATTCCATTGGTAGACATCTTGCTTAACTTTTAGAGATTTGTGGTTATAAAACAAGTCTATCTAacatatttttgtcaaattttataACTGACAGAAGCTTGTTTATGGTATTTTATAGAGTGGTGAAAGTTGGCTCTATTTGCCAAAATTATATAGGGAACTTAATAAGCATCTATCACGGTCCTATCAGAAAAATATATTCGTGTAATTGTGGCAATGGAAGCAATTCACATAATGAAATTTTGAGCGATGGGTAATAGACTATAGTCTCTGCATAAATCAGGTATAATCTCTAGACTGTACGTTCCAGATTGATGATACTGATCTTCCATAGCATGAAGAAAGCTTGGTATTGTTGGGCAGCAGAATTTTCAAATCATTAATAATTCTAGATGATCTTTATTCCTGCAGTATTTTGTTTGAAATGCGCAGTTGAAGATTGATTAGTGTGCAGAAGAATGTAGATCTTGTCTTTGGATGCAGTGAGAAATTTTGACTTTGAAATGTGCAGTTGAAGATTTATTAGTACACAAGAATGTAGATCTTCTCTGGCGAAGCAATGAGAATTAGTCTATGGAGAAATGTATTATATTTTGCTTCTGTGGTTCACTGTGCAACTACAGAGACTAGATTGAAGAAGTATTTTGTGCTGGTAGCACAATTATTAACTCAAATTTTATGATTTGTACAGGTGACATGTAACCTTTGGATATGTTGCATTAGCATTTTGTATGCAAGCTGGCAACTTTGGTAGTTAAAAAATTTCAGTTTCTGGATTTATAAGACATGTTTATCAATCTATGCGGCTTCCTGGGAGAAAGAGATGCGTTAGAAAAGTATTATCCTTCAGCGAAAGATAATTGCTTCTATAAATCAATCCTAATTTTGAGATCGATTCATCTGTCACAgtgtatataaaatttatatatttgggCACGAGCTAATGGAAATAAGAACAATACATACCCGAGTACCATACCTGAGTTCACATCTTAAAGACGTGTGAAATGGCTAAGACATTAGTTACTGCAATAAGATGGTAGAGACTTCTCGAGTATATTTTTGCCCCTGCTTGGCAGCTCAAGTTGAAATGGTATTTAAATGACAGAAATAACTCTTAACACATACAATTGAAAGTTAGAGAATGCCAAGTGGTTCTCCACTCATTATCAACACAGCTGATTCTGAAAAATGATATTGCATAAAACGATGACTGCATTGCCTATGTCCAAGTATCCTCTTGTAATTAGGAATACAAAGCCATACCTTTTTGCAACATCTTGTCACTTGAATGGAGGGCTATATTTATCTTTGATTTTACACCTTGCATGGATTATTGCTGGGGTTCCTTCATGTTGATGATGGGGATGAATTTGCGCTCGCCGTATGAAGttgcatgttttacaatttttCGGTGATGAATTTTGGATGACTACTTCTGTATTTCTTACTGTCCAGACTCTGTTATTATCTGAGATTTTTGGATTGAAACTATTTGGCCTGACTAAAATATTGAATCAATCAAGTATAATTACAAGAAGCAATATGAAATTGTTTTATGCAACAAATCACGGGTGGCCCAAGTTCAAGATACATCAATATTTGATGTTTGTCAGCATCAAAATCCTTTTTTTTTGTTAGCTGGAACCCTGGTCACTGTGTGACAACCCATTTGATAGAAATCTACACTAATGGACATTGTGGGTATACATGTAATGGAAGATAATGGGATTGATTTTTGGACTGATCATGGTGACATTGGTCTTCATTAAACACTCGAACTGAATGATGCTTTGCTCAAATGCTCTGGAAATGCAGGATATCCGAGCTCTTCATGTTTGCATATGTTTTCATTCATATAATATTTGTTATGCGGGGTAGACTGAGGATGTCAGCAAAGCATCATTTACTTATGATTGATGTGAGTGTGTCCAATTCATTCTCATTTAGTTAAGGATCTATTGCAATGGAATAAGTTTCTTCCTTGCATTAAAGGATGTTGGCACTGGTGTTGGCTTTGAGCAAATCTTGGAAATTTTGCTttcaaagaataaaataaaaaattcacagcATGCGGGATGATTAAACATGCTCAACTGTGATGTAATAACCATAGTTTTGAAACTTGGTGTCAAGCCAAATCTTCTCGATGAGTACTTGGCAAGTTTGTCGAACATTTCGTGGTAAATTGTATCATACGGATCGCTGTGTTAGTTTCATCACTTAAGCCGTTGTTTGTTATTGTGATATGCTATAGTGACACATTTGATCATTTTTTAGTCGCTTAAAAGTGATCATCAACGACTTTGAATGGTATTTTTGACTGGATTCGTAAGGTATGTgaggattttttttatgttttatgatttttaagattttaagattTCAAAGTAAAACTTTATGTGATttatttggattttttgaatgGGAAATTCATATAATCAGTACtgtctatatttttatatttctaaaaaAAATTTCACCAAAGCAAAAATatgttaataataattattatattatcatatctttatattattattatattagatTGACATAAATATAAAGTTAACTTTTAATATGACAGAGATACACaaaattgattaatagttaaacttAGAGTGgggagaaaataaataattaaaattgattaatagttaaactcaaagtgaggagagaaaataaataattaaaattgattaatagttaaactcagagtgaggagagaaaacaattttttttttttttgcttttgattaatagttaaactcagAGTGAAGAATAAAAGAAGAGGTCCAATAAAAATTATGAGGATTTCTACCCCCAATTCATATGCTGAATTAGTAGGCTTTTATCTTGGGAAATAGATACATACCTCATTCAAAGCAAATAGTTATAACCATTGTGTTCCTTACAATACTCTTGGTGTGTAACCTTCACCTTGTTAAACACACCAAAGGACTGAGAGGGTGTTGTGGGGGGAGGGAGTTgagtggggtgaatcagtctagACCTCAAAATATTCTACTTTTGATCTTTTAAACTTTAAATCACAATTAACTTATTATTGCAATTAAGAAAAATGAAAACACGAAACACAATAAACACACAAACACCAAATTTATTTGGAAAAccctaaacaaggaaaaaccacgatgagaatcacattcacaatataaataactgattacaatattttaggctcaaggccaaggagatCATTACACCTTACtcgacttgcaaaactaaggtgcacaaccttagggcaagatatagGGGACTTGCAATATTGAAACTCACTATCTCAAGGCAAGATACTAAGGATTGCACAAGTTGCCAAAAGGAACACGCctctgggtaagtgcaccaagatggtgaacagaaaagtggccacatgcaaaaaaaaatgaaatttctcataacccgtgcgtgttctgGAAATTCAGAAATGcactaggcttggtaacaccaagcctagaaaaaaacaattaaaaaacaaaaagttcctcaaaactcgtacgggttttgaggaaaattacattttataataaaaaatcaaaagttcctcaaaactggtacgggttttgaggaagattatattttatagtaaaaaatgAAAAGATCCTCAAAACttgtactggttttgaggaacattatactttttagaaacccgcgggttatgcaaaactataagtttttgtcttagttttgcataacccgtacgggttttataaaactaggaaccaaataggaagtggggagagagagagagagagagagagagagagagagagagagagagagagagagagagagggtgatgacaggattaagagagggagaggaagatagagagagtagggagtaggaagagagggatagaatacgataaggagagggggatggagagagagttagagagagagaaggggataggaagagagggagagatatatatatatagagagagagagagagagagagagagagagagagagagagagagagagagagattgggaaaaggaaggagagagagagagagggagagagagagagagagagagagagagagagagagagagggggagggggagaataggataaggagagggggagggagagaggtggagagatagaggagaaattgggagagagggagagggagagggagggcgaagatggggagaataggataaagagagggagattggggaaaggagaggggagagggagagagagggagattgggaaaaggagagagagagagggagagagagagagagagagagagagagagagagagagagagagagaggggggagggagattggggaaaggagagggggagagggagagagagggagatcgggaaaaggagagggggagagggagagagggagggagagagagggagattaggaaaaggagagggtgagagggagaaggagagaggggggatggagagagggagggagattgggaaaaggagagagagagagagagagagagagagagagagagagagagagagggtgattgggaaaagtagtgggagagagggagagggagagagggagattgggaaaaggagagggggagagggagagagagggagattgggaaaaaggagagagagagagagagagagagagagagagagagagagagagagagtatgataaggagagggggagggagagagagggggagagatagaggacaaattgggagagagggagagggagagggagggcggagatggggagaataggataaagagagggagagagagagggagattgggaaagagagagagagagagagagagagagagagagagagagagagagagagtatgataaggagaggggaagggagagagagttagagatagagagaaggggataggaagagagggagagagatagggaaa contains these protein-coding regions:
- the LOC131035280 gene encoding uncharacterized protein LOC131035280; its protein translation is MEGNVLTGNMLSGISSGMLDMEMSLQHHQHQHQHQHQHHQHPHHPLVNHHMQAMLPHSAGSHVSTGHDAEQSLALAESKGMPKNFMVCSKGKPNTSDEDEPSFTEDGNDSHLSGGKSKKNSPWQRMKWSDSMVRLLITMVSYVGDDGALECNDVNKKKSGILQKKGKWKSVSRAMMDKGCFVSPQQCEDKFNDLNKRYKRLNDILGRGIACRVVENPTLLDSMDHLSAKFKDDVRKLLSSKHLFFKEMCAYHNGQTMHFPPDLDFQQCLQSSLSGKNREGPEACRMTNEENGDDEEDEENDEDDDEDDEDNDDENGEDADAEGMGNYSKRRKMSRNPEEVNFWSAPATHDCGKPSGSYNLNAEMASVLQDSTKTAMEQKLWMRNRSIQLEEQKVNYQAQAFELEKQRFKWQRISSKKLRELERMKLENERMKLENERMALQLKQKELEIEFKRSETSTNSVSLLLEKFQGREQNELGRGQQV